taaattgtagaaatcgaattagaagatgaaaaaaatatgtaattaaagcttattgagtctaatttctcatagaagaaacagtgtaagcaatggatttttaaattttgagatataataaattttgtgagacaaggtcagaatgatttcgggttcccctgttctgactttgaaaaatcataaaaaatttaataaaaacaattatgggcttaaatttatatttctagaataattaatgagtctatttttaatagaaacaaacgagaacattatttgaattctgtatgaagagataattaatttttagtgaagaagggtcagaactgtcaacaacagaataagggtgactttaaagaataaactgtacttattggctaaaccaaaaattctgaaaattttatggtaaaaaggtatgagtctagtttcagggaaaattaacggatcttaatttggagttccgtagctcaagttataaataatttagtgactatgactcaagtagacagctttgaatgaactataaataatagttgaattatagagaatgttgcatatgaacatgaaatgtattaaattgataattaaatttatttatttagatctggAAGATttaaatacgaagctagatcgaggaaaggaaaaagttcgggattagtagatttttattgtttacaaacaagtatcaaggtaagttcatgtaacttgaattatattcttaaatgcttgaaatgcatgttttttatatgaatatgatttgaatgtttattatatgaaaattgatgaaacattgatatatttgataaaatgggaagaaatccggttgaatgaaaggaaaattcgatagatctcgaaaaggaattgacggtaaaaggatctagccggacgggtgatcctatctgatatagccctccagaagaatatgtgtaaaatggatttagccggacgggtaatccgaattaggtctaaATTTAGCTGgactgtaattcagatccaagctcattagagtaattgtcgttgtgatTTAGctcggaccggtaatcccgacaatactctatgagtttatattggaggatttagcctagactgtaACCcatttgcaaggttgaggttcagggAGTGTGCTCTCTCGAAATGGatatgcgcacatgaatatgaattgacggacccgaattgtacaataaatgtgtacctctgaaaatccatcgaaattccgataaattcaacgggataaatatggaaaaataacaaggaaatagaaatcatggtattgacgagctcatcaatcatggtatatatattattgataaatggaaattattgtactaacttgaatgttgagtttgtgcatgttagggtaataatgcattaaatggatatatgaatgtttattatattgtattgaaaattttTGGTAAGTATAactcttgttacatgagcttactaagtacaAAGTGCTtatcctgttttgtagtgttaagagctcggaggccGGATTTggttggagacacatcacactgtcaaccttaggattttggtatataaagaaactttattttggaaatcaatggcatgtataagctaacaaagtaaatgttaacgtgaaatgaatgtaaagttagccattagtatggttaacaaacctggttttagatatgtgatgacgttatcttataaatatgcatgaatttatcttgaaaatatgtattgaattgatttggttgatgtggattggtctcgatttaatattgcagggaaggttagatatttataaaggggctatattgaatataaaaaaaaaatttaattcgtaaactccagtaatgcctcgtaccctattccggcaatgaatacgggtaggggtattacaatatGTTCAAAcgaattgataaaataataagtgaataattgttaattgatgtgacattgaattctttgttaaaattttatgaagaattaaattgattggcacaatttagaaataaatatgaaatgcacGTAAAGTGGGTAAACTATTTTTGAAAGTGCAAGTCCTCCAATGGTCtgtaaaactttaatatttatattaattttatatactttGTTATCTTTAATTGAATATCATGTTTTTATGAGGATTTAATATTAGAAATAGGTGTAAGTGGATGATATGTAAAATGAAGTAACGGTTATGACATTTGAATATATATTCTggtaatgatatataaaaataaataaataaaaataaattatgaaacttGTAAAAAAATGAAGACGACCTCACGATGACAAGTTCGCCATGTCACAACGTGGAAACCCCAACATCACAACGACAATTTAGAAATTTTTATGAACTTTACAGTTTGGCCTTTGATTGTAGATGTTTTAATGAGCTCCTTTTAACTCATTATTAGTTTTATCATAAATTCGATTATTATTAAAATGAGTTAATGatctacattaattaaataatatgataaattgatatgaATTTTCAATAGTTGCTTCGACAATGAATGTGACATCTTGATACCATAACTCGACGACTGAGTCAAGTATGAAGATGTTACATAACATCATGGCGattcacatatatttcatattatttttaaatattctatgaatgtttttatttttattgctgtGCTCTATGCAAATGGAACCAGGATTCCTTGCAAGTTTGACTTATTGCAGTTTCTTTTGAGTAATAAAAGTATCCCAATTAGGTCCAATTATTCATTCctctaattttcaatttaatgAATTGaagtagtgttttttttttttttttggataatagctggatattatatttttattgaagaaagGGAAAGGACGAGAGACAACAAGTGCAGTCCTCGATAAATAAGCACATTTTCCATCTAAACAAAAAGATAAAATGTTCGGCCGTCAATCACTTCCTTCGAAGAATCAGTAGAACCAAACAAGAACAAGAGCCCTTTCAATATCTACCCACTTCCTTCCAGTGGGCAGCAATCAAGACCGGCAAAACAATCCACCAACCCAACAAGCAGAAAGGTGGTTTTCTTACTTAGTTGCGATTTGCATGAAACCAAAATTCCTCGCATGTTTGACTTAGTTACAGTTTCCTGGATCAGGGATCGAATTATTCATGCCTCAGGTTTTCGGTTTAAGAGTCCACCGGTCTAGCCCTTGTGACTTAATTTAGTAGAATATGCTTCTTCCATGAGCTTAgttctttcataattattttaTGCTTGATCTGTGAAAATAACATCCCTTCCACCTGTTGTTAGTTTAAACTAATTTGTGTAATAATATTCcacttgataaaaaaaaaaaaaggttttcgaGGAAAATGGTAAACTATTAGAAATTATTTAAACTTTCTTTAGCATAAATTTTAGAAAAGGTTTTTTAAGGCCAATTGGTGATGGTAGGAAGTGATTTTCACAAATATCCACATTTTGTACAAAGTGCAgttattaaatcaaattaaaagaataGAAATTTAGAATTGAGTATTTAATATAACAAACAAAGATAAGAATATAAAAATCATGTAGAACCATCTTTTACtatcaaatgaaataaaaataagactAGTTTTTTTTTCCCCCAACTACATGCAACAAATAACACAAAAGGACAAATATCATCACATGGACCAACTAAaactaaattttcatttaagaAGAGCAGCAACCAGAGTTCTGGTTAACAGGCTGTCCTTTGATATTCACCGTTGGAGGTCTCGCATTGTTCATGCCTGGTTGGCTAGCCATCCTGTATACAATCATTGCAtggattgaaaaataaaatacaataatttaaCTAAACAAATATTAATAGTAAAAAAAGTTATAATGGTAAAAGTACTATGGAGACCCTATACTAGGAATGTAATTGCAGTTTGCTTTActcaaaaaatgggtaaattaattCTCATAAGTTAAATAAAAGCTCAAATTAATCCTTTTGTTAAAAATTCCAaccatttctattgttaaaaattggCCTCTGTACGCTAGCATGATGTACATGTGGCATGCCACGTACCACTGTTTGATTATTCCATCAAACCATATTAGTTTTTAACTGTAcaaatggatgaaaattttaacaaatagaacTGATATGCTCTTTGAACTAAcgtccagggactaatttgcctaTTGTTTAAGTAaaaggggcaaaatgcaatctgactcctaATATAGGAACCTCCATGATATTTTTAACAAGTTACAACAATATGTAAATCTAATTTAGTTATACAGCAGTATATCATAACtcgtatgcatatatacacacatatatgtTATACATACCTATTCTTGATTGAAGCAGCCATGGCCATGAAAGCCTCTTCAACATTAGTGGCATCCTTTGCACTTGTTTCCAAGAAGGGAATCCCAATTTCATCAGCAAAAGCCTGTACAAAAGGAAAACAAGACGTAAGTAATGAGAAGTTGAGGACTTTTTTTCTATACCTAAAACTGTATAAATCTGGGATGGGTTTGTATGTGCAATCGGTTTTATTACTTTAGCTGTCTCATATGACACAACTTTGTTTGCTGTTAGATCACACTTGTTCCCAACCAAAAGTTTGTTCACATTGTCACTGGCATAGCGGTCAATTTCGTTTAGCCATTGCTTGACATTGTTGAAACTCTCTTGGTCTGTCACGTCATAAACAACCTGCCAAGATTGAAAGAAGCATGACTTTAGTCCTGCAGAAAGAAAATTAAGGGAGAAAAAACATAGATAAAAAGGTAGATATGGGCTTACTATGATACCGTGAGCCCCACGATAATAGCTACTAGTGATTGTCCTAAAGCGTTCTTGGCCAGCAGTGTCCCACTGCATATCCGGAGACAAACATGAAAAACAATCAGCAATCGAGAATGATCAGAAAAGGTACAGCTTTTTAAGTGTATAAATTGTATCATATATTCTACGGGAAAGAACTAAAAGGATTTAACTTCTAAACAAAGAATTTTGTAAAATTAGAATTGACTAAAACTAAGAATATCAATGCAACTGATTAAAGTAGACCAAATTAAGCATGTACCAGATCATGGTATGCATTCCGAATTGATAACTTTCGAGAGTCAAAACCGGATtaacaaaagaaaaaatttgtgaCTTACAATTTGGAGTTTGATGGTTTTTCCATCCTGTTCCACAGTACGGATTTTCTGCATTTGGGAACACAAATCAGATTTAAGTTGCTAttaatatatttgaaataaaCAAACCAGTAGTTTAAAAAAGTATTAAGACGATACTCACAAAGTCAACACCAATGGTACTGATGTAGCTATCCAGATATGAATCATCCTGGTTGaccaaaattaaagaaaaatgatttTCAAAGCATTAACATTTGGTGAACGGATAGAGAAG
This is a stretch of genomic DNA from Gossypium arboreum isolate Shixiya-1 chromosome 11, ASM2569848v2, whole genome shotgun sequence. It encodes these proteins:
- the LOC108461357 gene encoding GTP-binding protein YPTM2-like; the protein is MNPEYDYLFKLLLIGDSGVGKSCLLLRFADDSYLDSYISTIGVDFKIRTVEQDGKTIKLQIWDTAGQERFRTITSSYYRGAHGIIVVYDVTDQESFNNVKQWLNEIDRYASDNVNKLLVGNKCDLTANKVVSYETAKAFADEIGIPFLETSAKDATNVEEAFMAMAASIKNRMASQPGMNNARPPTVNIKGQPVNQNSGCCSS